The following proteins come from a genomic window of Gossypium raimondii isolate GPD5lz chromosome 5, ASM2569854v1, whole genome shotgun sequence:
- the LOC128041072 gene encoding uncharacterized protein LOC128041072 has product MSLQNNMSGVPPTGASSQASRGSKRKWVPEEDATLVSCMVDLHNVGTFNADTGFKAGYLNELEKMLEKALPRAMLKAKPNIESRIRCLKREWSVIYDMLNG; this is encoded by the coding sequence aacaatatgtcaggtgttccaccaacgggtgcttcttctcaagcttctcgaggaagcaaaagaaaatgggttccagagGAGGATGCAaccttggtttcttgcatggtggatttgcacaatgtaggaacatttaatgctgataccgggttcaaagccggttatttgaacgagctagagaaaatgctagaaaaggctttaccaagagcaatgttgaaggcgaaaccaaatattgaatctcggattaggtgcctaaaaagggaatggtcagtcatctacgacatgcttaatggctAA